Proteins encoded together in one Chroicocephalus ridibundus chromosome 13, bChrRid1.1, whole genome shotgun sequence window:
- the RNF10 gene encoding E3 ubiquitin-protein ligase RNF10 — MLQSPPGPTPASASAMDKSSPCGSGAPGSSAGGKGQQPRSASSGPAAGESKPKGDGKNASGSKQRYNRKRETSYSKNENFSSQSRRSNSQKSKAFNKMPPQRGGSGGSGKLFSSCNGGRRDEVAEAQRAEFSPAQFSGPKKINLNHLLNFTFEPRGQAGHFDGNGHGNWGKRNKWGHKPFNKELFLQANCQFVVSEEQDYTVHFADPDTLVNWDFVEQVRICSHEVPSCPICLYPPTAAKITRCGHIFCWACILHYLSLSEKTWSKCPICYGSVHKKDLKSVVAMETRQYAIGDTITMQLMRREKGVLIALPKSQWMNVVQPVYIRDDQHSQYSKLLLASREQVLQLVILEEKAALLKQYEEEKHTPEACFIEAAIQELKERETALSADQDKNNGIAGIGAAMEELVLESSKAVEPAVSQEKKCGVEYLSAFDEELVEPCSELASSFSPPVEAEEAALDEEEVPEVDTVGEPDTNTTEEPNPAETSYQESKDTISSGHLSNSPFYYFYQAEDGQCMYLHPVNVRCLVREYGSLEKSPEKITAAVVEITGYSMTEDIRQRHRYLCHLPLTCEFSICELALKPPIISKETLELFSDDLEKRKRLRQKKARDERRRERRIEIEENKKQGKYPEVHIALENLQQFPAFTSCPGETTSTDHQSFCLSPLGRSPVFQTESIPTPLSPAASQVSPLLCGSLEEESPFPSFAQMLRVGKAKPETWPKPAPKTRDENTLALPVPVDSDGESDSSDRIPVPSFQNSFSQAIEAALLKLDKPSTADHLSEEKGGKKRKKQKQKLLFSTSVVHTK, encoded by the exons atggAAAGAATGCGAGTGGATCCAAACAGCGTTATAATCGTAAAAGAGAAACTTCATATTCAAAAAATGAGAACTTTTCCAGTCAGTCCCGTCGCTCCaattcacagaaaagcaaagcttttaacAAGATGCCCCCTCAAAGGGGAGGTAGCGGCGGAAGTGGCAAACTTTTTAGCTCTTGTAATGGTGGAAGACGAGATGAG GTAGCAGAGGCTCAGCGGGCAGAGTTCAGCCCTGCCCAATTCTCTGGTCCCAAGAAGATTAATCTGAACCACTTACTGAACTTCACTTTTGAACCCCGTGGCCAAGCAGGCCATTTTGATGGGAATGGACATGGCAACTGGGGGAAAAGGAACAAGTGGGGACATAAGCCTTTCAACAAGGAGCTCTTCCTACAGGCCAA CTGCCAGTTTGTTGTCTCTGAAGAACAGGACTACACAGTCCACTTTGCTGATCCAGATACCTTGGTCAACTGGGACTTTGTGGAGCAAGTG CGAATTTGTAGCCATGAAGTGCCCTCTTGCCCCATATGTCTGTACCCACCAACCGCAGCAAAGATCACCCGCTGTGGGCATATCTTTTGTTGGGCATGTATCCTTCACTATCTCTCCTTGAGTGAAAAGACCTGGAGTAAATGTCCTATTTGTTACGGCTCTGTTCACAAGAAGGATCTCAAGAG TGTTGTTGCCATGGAAACACGTCAATATGCAATTGGTGATACCATTACAATGCAACTTATGAGAAGAGAGAAAGGTGTTCTGATAGCACTGCCCAAATCTCAGTGGATGAATGTGGTGCAGCCTGTTTACATCAGAG ATGACCAGCATAGTCAGTATTCAAAGCTGCTTCTGGCATCCAGGGAGCAGGTATTGCAGCTGGTGATTCTGGAGGAGAAAGCGGCATTACTAAAACAgtatgaggaagaaaaacacacCCCAGAGGCTTGCTTTATTGAGGCGGCTATCCAGGAACTGAAG GAGCGAGAAACAGCACTCTCTGCTGACCAGGATAAAAACAATGGCATTGCTGGAATTGGTGCAGCTATGGAAGAATTGGTCCTAGAAAGCTCCAAGGCAGTGGAGCCTGCAGTTTCCCAAGAGAAAAAG TGTGGTGTGGAATATCTCTCTGCATTTGATGAGGAGCTTGTGGAGCCTTGCTCTGAACTGGCAAGTTCCTTTTCGCCTCCTGTGGAAGCAGAAGAGGCAGCGCTGGATGAAGAGGAGGTACCTGAGGTGGACACTGTAGGGGAACCCGATACGAACACTACAGAAGAACCAAATCCAGCTGAAACAAGCTACCAAGAATCTAAAGATACGATTAGCAGTGGACATCTTAGCAACTCTCCTTTTTACTATTTCTATCAAG CGGAGGATGGACAGTGTATGTATCTCCACCCTGTGAATGTTCGATGTCTTGTTCGTGAATACGGCAGCCTGGAGAAGAGTCCAGAGAAGATAACTGCAGCTGTAGTGGAGATAACTGGCTACTCAATGACAGAG gatatAAGACAGCGTCATCGCTACCTCTGTCACTTGCCCCTCACCTGTGAGTTCAGCATTTGTGAACTGGCTCTGAAGCCACCAATCATCTCTAAGGAGACTTTAGAGTTGTTTTCAG ATGACCTTGAAAAGAGGAAACGTCTACGGCAGAAGAAAGCTCGTGATGAACGACGACGTGAACGCAGAATTGAgatagaagaaaacaagaaacagggCAAAT ATCCAGAGGTCCATATTGCTTTAGAGaatctgcagcagttccctgctTTTACCTCTTGCCCCGGAGAAACTACCAGCACTGATCATCAGAGCTTCTGTCTGTCTCCTCTTGGCAGAAGCCCTGTGTTTCAGACAG AGTCTATTCCAACTCCACTGtcacctgctgccagccaggTCAGCCCGTTGCTCTGTGGGAGTTTAGAAGAAGagtctcccttcccttcctttgcccAG ATGTTGAGAGTTggaaaggcaaaaccagaaacatgGCCCAAACCTGCTCCAAAGACAAGGG ATGAGAACACTCTGGCACTCCCTGTGCCAGTGGACAGTGATGGAGAAAGTGACAGCTCTGACCGTATACCTGTGCCCAGCTTCCAGAATTCCTTCAGCCAAGCCATTGAGGCAGCCCTCCTGAAACTGGACAAACCGTCCACAGCTGATCATTTATCAG AGGAAAAGggaggcaagaaaagaaagaaacagaagcagaagctACTGTTCAGCACCTCTGTTGTTCACACAAAGTGA
- the POP5 gene encoding ribonuclease P/MRP protein subunit POP5 has product MVRFKNRYVLCEVVSEDPRCRQCIEDRAVGLAVRDAIGRVHGDYGLACCSISFTVKYLNAYTGTVLLRCRKDFYRLLCSALPFVRQLESRNQRYPCALRTLHVGGTIRTCQKFLIQYNRRQLLMLLQNCTNEEERRCIQKSLLSCSLTEEQPQSGDEEDDDGIETD; this is encoded by the exons ATGGTTCGCTTCAAGAACAG GTACGTGCTGTGCGAGGTGGTATCGGAGGACCCACGGTGCCGGCAGTGCATCGAGGACCGCGCGGTGGGCCTCGCCGTCAGGGACGCCATCGGGCGGGTGCACGGGGACTACGGCCTGGCCTGCTGCTCCATCTCCTTCACAG TGAAATACCTGAACGCCTACACCGGGACCGTGCTCCTCCGGTGCCGCAAGGACTTCTACAGGCTGCTCTGCTCCGCGCTCCCCTTCGTCCGGCAGCTGGAGAGCCGTAACCAGCGCTACCCCTGCGCTCTCCGCACCCTGCACGTCGGAG GTACTATAAGAACATGTCAGAAATTTCTAATTCAGTATAACAGAAGACAGCTGCTGATGTTGTTGCAGAACTGTACAAATGAAG AGGAAAGACGGTGTATACAGAAGTCCTTGTTGAGCTGTTCCCTTACAGAAGAGCAGCCTCAAAGTGGAGATGAAGAAGATGATGATGGCATAGAGACAGACTGA